A genomic region of Runella rosea contains the following coding sequences:
- a CDS encoding TlpA family protein disulfide reductase encodes MKTSLLFFFLTFCFGIGCFAQNENNLPASSTVQISLKITGRTQGLSVFITKFNSINYRRDTLAGSQINSSGNAVLLLSLTKPTFAEIRIGTKKTDLYLSPGDNLRLEVDLLNTNFTFSGKGAEANNYLWQSAVIQKKSSRFKNQDIIELEANDFIIGLDTMAKAMNTFYARYTSKHPLPKNVSTLLKANNELLVLAFAQNYADAYFGSFATKDKMPIRLKELTNTLFFDTTLLYSGLINYTGMLDYYYRQKFYNPFFKPTDTPQKIDSIRHILPQAAHANIQKSTFAPPFKAFFLARNIDEALETLGIIPATDSLLTDFKTHYGTSPYLPVLQKSYAKWLSVASGTTAHDFTGETPDGKQLSLSSLKGKVVYVDMWATWCGPCRAEFPWAKELKKQFEGINEVVFLYASVDGDPNAWGKFLKTANSPEGIHIRLSPIEQRKIDEGYQCGGGVPKYFLIDQQGKIVSTLAPRPSSGKAEEAIRALLK; translated from the coding sequence ATGAAAACTTCGCTCCTCTTCTTCTTCCTAACATTTTGCTTTGGCATTGGCTGTTTTGCCCAAAATGAAAACAATTTACCTGCCTCCTCCACGGTTCAGATTTCTCTAAAAATAACTGGAAGAACGCAGGGATTGAGCGTTTTTATCACGAAATTCAATTCGATCAACTACCGAAGAGACACTTTAGCTGGCAGTCAAATTAATTCTTCAGGAAATGCTGTATTACTGCTCTCATTGACCAAACCTACCTTCGCCGAAATACGCATTGGCACTAAAAAAACAGACCTGTATCTTAGCCCAGGCGACAACTTACGCCTTGAAGTTGACTTACTAAATACCAATTTTACTTTTTCTGGAAAAGGGGCCGAAGCCAATAATTACCTGTGGCAATCAGCCGTCATTCAGAAGAAATCTTCTCGTTTTAAAAACCAAGATATAATCGAGTTAGAAGCAAACGATTTTATCATTGGATTGGATACAATGGCAAAAGCGATGAACACTTTTTATGCCCGTTATACTTCAAAGCACCCCTTGCCGAAAAACGTAAGTACTTTACTCAAGGCCAACAATGAGCTGTTGGTACTGGCATTTGCTCAAAATTATGCGGATGCTTATTTTGGATCTTTTGCCACCAAAGACAAAATGCCAATACGTCTGAAAGAATTGACGAATACCCTCTTTTTTGATACCACCCTCCTTTATTCAGGATTGATAAATTACACAGGAATGCTGGATTATTATTATCGGCAAAAATTCTACAATCCTTTTTTTAAACCGACCGACACACCGCAAAAAATAGATTCGATTCGCCATATCCTTCCTCAGGCCGCCCACGCAAACATTCAAAAAAGTACGTTTGCGCCTCCTTTTAAAGCGTTCTTTTTGGCTAGAAACATTGATGAAGCGCTGGAAACACTGGGAATAATTCCCGCTACTGATAGCCTGCTTACGGATTTCAAAACCCATTACGGTACCTCGCCGTATCTGCCCGTTTTGCAAAAAAGTTATGCAAAATGGCTCAGCGTAGCATCTGGCACAACCGCGCATGATTTTACGGGAGAAACGCCCGACGGTAAACAATTATCGTTAAGCAGTCTAAAAGGAAAAGTGGTTTACGTCGATATGTGGGCGACTTGGTGTGGACCCTGCCGGGCCGAATTTCCGTGGGCAAAAGAATTGAAAAAACAGTTTGAAGGAATTAACGAAGTTGTGTTTCTATATGCTTCCGTCGATGGTGACCCAAACGCCTGGGGTAAATTCCTAAAAACCGCCAACAGCCCAGAAGGTATCCACATCAGACTCTCGCCCATCGAACAACGTAAAATCGACGAAGGTTATCAATGCGGGGGCGGCGTTCCTAAGTATTTTCTCATTGACCAACAGGGGAAAATCGTGAGCACCCTTGCCCCAAGACCCTCATCTGGCAAAGCAGAAGAAGCCATCCGAGCGCTGTTGAAGTAA
- a CDS encoding vanadium-dependent haloperoxidase, protein MSQSTRFEETAFHQAHQLLTDVIVTDILTPPVASRVYAYAHVAAYETLVAARPFSHQSLAGQLSQLTPPPVPTHRINPSIAAIEALLTTGRTMIFSEQMFDESSAKIWQSFVQKGYSPDTLALSRAYGRQVAQHILSWTTKDNYKATRAMRRYAPIKRPGMWLPTPPGYMAAVEPYWNRIRPLVLDSASQCRPAPNAPFSTAPDSPFFQLAKDVHQVGQTLTPEQTLIANFWDCNPFFLNTKGHLNFGTKKLSPGGHWLSIAGQVAAQTNADIMKSSAAYTLTAIALFDGFISCWDEKYRSNVIRPETYINAHIDEKWRPLLQTPPFPEYTSGHSVISSAVAVVLTHWFGDNIAFLDATEVPYGLPTRQFSSFKQAAEEASISRLYGGIHYRPAIENGQKQGQQIGEWVLQKIKIRK, encoded by the coding sequence ATGAGTCAAAGTACCCGGTTTGAGGAAACGGCCTTCCACCAAGCGCACCAACTCCTGACCGATGTCATCGTTACCGATATTCTCACCCCGCCCGTGGCTTCCCGCGTGTACGCATACGCCCACGTGGCGGCCTACGAAACATTGGTGGCAGCCCGACCATTTTCGCATCAGTCGTTGGCCGGACAACTTTCCCAGCTCACCCCGCCCCCTGTTCCTACCCACCGTATCAACCCTAGCATTGCGGCCATTGAAGCACTCCTCACGACTGGACGTACCATGATTTTTTCGGAACAAATGTTTGATGAAAGCAGCGCAAAAATCTGGCAAAGTTTTGTACAAAAGGGGTATTCGCCAGATACACTGGCACTTTCGCGGGCGTATGGGCGACAGGTGGCCCAACACATATTGAGCTGGACTACCAAAGATAACTACAAAGCCACCCGGGCTATGCGGCGTTATGCACCTATCAAGCGCCCCGGGATGTGGTTGCCCACTCCGCCGGGATACATGGCGGCGGTAGAACCCTACTGGAATCGAATTCGACCTCTGGTGCTGGACTCTGCTTCCCAGTGCAGGCCCGCCCCCAATGCGCCTTTTAGTACCGCTCCCGATAGCCCTTTTTTTCAACTGGCAAAAGACGTACATCAGGTAGGACAAACCTTAACGCCTGAACAAACCCTAATTGCCAATTTTTGGGATTGCAACCCTTTCTTTCTCAACACCAAGGGGCACCTCAACTTTGGCACAAAAAAGCTTTCACCGGGAGGTCACTGGCTTTCTATTGCGGGTCAGGTAGCGGCTCAAACCAACGCTGATATTATGAAAAGTAGCGCCGCTTATACGCTCACAGCCATTGCATTGTTTGATGGGTTTATCAGTTGTTGGGACGAGAAGTACCGTTCAAATGTAATTCGTCCCGAAACCTATATCAACGCGCATATCGACGAAAAATGGCGGCCGTTGCTCCAAACACCGCCTTTCCCTGAATACACCAGTGGCCACAGCGTTATTTCTTCGGCGGTGGCCGTGGTGCTTACCCATTGGTTTGGCGACAATATTGCGTTTTTGGATGCGACAGAAGTACCCTACGGCTTACCTACCCGACAGTTCAGTTCTTTTAAACAAGCCGCCGAGGAAGCCTCAATCAGCCGTTTGTACGGCGGGATTCATTACCGCCCCGCCATCGAAAATGGTCAAAAGCAGGGTCAGCAAATTGGAGAATGGGTGCTTCAAAAAATAAAAATACGTAAGTAA
- a CDS encoding VCBS repeat-containing protein, whose amino-acid sequence MNRLLYSALGFSALLLFQILLPTAPKEKFVTIGKKDKQHPSISAAAQPLFKLLSPDQTGVRFINQIKEDDSLHIFKYEYLYNGNGVGVGDFDNDGLPDLFFSGNTVPHKLYLNRKNWKFEDVTAPAGITGNGTWGTGVSVVDINGDGLLDIYVCHSGKFPSERLVNELFINQGVQKGIPVFKESAREYGLDLPGTQSTQAAFFDYDRDGDLDVFVLNHSNHTYNPFLNTRSIRATPDMRFGNRLLKNEKGLFEDVTLQAGIINNPLNFGLGVAIADLNHDGWPDIYSTSDYTEQDCLYLNQQDGTFKESLRQSMAHTSKFSMGVDIADYNNDTRPDVFTLDMLPEDNHRQKMLKGPDEYDQYKLLIDSGYYHQNMRNMLQLNQGVKQNNATPAFSEIGQLAGVSATDWSWAGLFADFDNDGWQDLFVSNGYLRDFTDLDFMKYTVAEAKLDYAARGILDFQTFELVKKMPSNRLLNYVFRNNHDLTFSKKNQEWGITSPSVSTAAAYADFDDDGDMDMVVCNQNEPVHLYQNQVNLNSDKPHFLKVKLKGQDGNAQALGAKVIVETTAGVQYRELYPVRGYQASVEPLLSFGLGTQPSVKSLTVYWPNGKRSILPSPPTDRLIELSQQDATETAAFAMPNRSPIFTETAAKNTLYFHHRENDFIDFKVEVLIPYQLSRLGPALAKADVNSDGLEDIFAGGAVEQSGELWMQRTDGNFQRAAQQPWQKEAVSEDVNALFFDADGDKDADLYVVSGGNEYESGSPEYQDRLYINDGKGLFQRAISTLPTMNDSKMAVTAADFDQDGDLDLFVGGRGKAGFFPMPSVSYLLRNDKGIFTDITDQTAPALRTIGMVQTAVWADLDKDKYPELILAGDWMPLKIFRNKGGRLTDISEESGLTNTEGLWATLLPADVDNDGDLDIIAGNAGLNNQFRASVKEPMSIVAADINDDGVIDPIWCYFIEGKSYPVASRDELLDQVVPLRKKFNRYHLYANATINDIYTNKQLAQAHTVYCRQLASGIFRNNNGKFDFEAFSVEAQFSRISSILYEDVDQDGHKDLLLLGNFHPYRVQMGPCDGSFGQLMKGNGKGLFTPLSPAQTGLWAQGDVRTATIIQTKSGPRKLLLGLNNDQLKIFEFK is encoded by the coding sequence ATGAATCGACTTTTATACAGCGCCTTGGGTTTCTCCGCTTTATTGCTGTTTCAGATTTTACTGCCAACGGCACCCAAAGAAAAGTTTGTAACCATCGGTAAAAAGGACAAACAACACCCCAGTATATCAGCCGCTGCCCAGCCTCTCTTCAAACTGTTGAGTCCAGACCAAACGGGTGTTAGGTTCATCAATCAAATCAAGGAAGACGATTCTTTGCACATTTTCAAATACGAATACCTCTACAACGGTAACGGCGTAGGCGTGGGAGATTTTGACAACGACGGATTACCCGATTTGTTCTTTTCGGGCAATACCGTTCCTCATAAATTATACCTCAATCGCAAAAACTGGAAATTTGAGGATGTTACTGCTCCTGCCGGCATAACTGGCAACGGTACCTGGGGCACGGGAGTGAGTGTAGTAGATATCAATGGCGACGGTTTATTGGATATTTACGTTTGCCATTCGGGAAAATTCCCCTCTGAACGCCTCGTCAATGAGCTTTTTATTAACCAAGGCGTCCAAAAAGGGATTCCCGTCTTTAAAGAAAGTGCGCGTGAGTACGGGCTGGATTTGCCAGGCACGCAAAGCACCCAAGCCGCGTTCTTTGATTATGACCGCGATGGTGATTTGGACGTGTTTGTCCTCAACCATTCCAACCATACCTACAATCCGTTCTTGAATACCCGTTCCATTCGCGCAACCCCCGATATGCGTTTTGGCAATCGATTGTTAAAAAATGAAAAAGGCCTCTTTGAGGACGTTACTTTACAGGCGGGGATTATTAACAACCCCCTCAATTTTGGGTTAGGTGTTGCCATTGCTGACCTCAACCACGATGGTTGGCCCGATATTTATTCCACCAGTGATTATACCGAACAAGACTGCCTTTACCTCAACCAACAGGACGGCACTTTCAAAGAATCATTGCGCCAGAGTATGGCCCATACTTCTAAGTTTTCGATGGGGGTAGACATTGCCGATTACAACAACGATACCCGGCCCGATGTGTTTACCCTCGACATGCTGCCTGAAGATAACCATCGTCAAAAAATGCTGAAAGGGCCCGATGAATACGACCAATATAAACTCTTGATAGACAGCGGATATTACCATCAAAATATGCGTAATATGCTACAATTAAACCAAGGGGTGAAGCAAAATAATGCAACCCCAGCGTTTTCAGAAATTGGTCAGTTGGCGGGTGTTTCTGCCACCGACTGGAGTTGGGCGGGATTATTTGCCGATTTTGACAACGATGGCTGGCAGGATTTGTTTGTTTCCAACGGTTATTTGCGCGATTTTACCGACTTAGATTTTATGAAATATACCGTTGCTGAGGCCAAACTAGACTACGCAGCGCGCGGAATACTTGATTTTCAGACCTTTGAGTTGGTCAAAAAAATGCCCTCAAACCGACTGCTTAATTACGTTTTTCGGAACAACCATGATTTAACGTTTTCAAAGAAAAACCAAGAATGGGGCATTACTTCGCCTTCGGTTTCAACGGCCGCCGCCTACGCCGATTTTGACGATGATGGTGACATGGACATGGTGGTTTGCAACCAAAATGAACCCGTACATCTTTACCAAAACCAAGTCAACCTTAATAGTGACAAGCCCCATTTTTTAAAGGTAAAGCTCAAGGGGCAAGATGGCAACGCCCAAGCTTTGGGAGCAAAAGTTATCGTTGAAACCACCGCTGGGGTTCAATACCGGGAGCTGTATCCCGTGCGTGGCTATCAGGCGTCGGTCGAACCACTGCTCAGTTTTGGACTGGGCACACAGCCGTCTGTAAAATCCCTCACGGTGTATTGGCCCAACGGAAAACGTAGCATTTTACCCAGCCCTCCCACCGACCGGCTGATTGAATTATCGCAGCAGGATGCCACCGAAACAGCGGCCTTTGCCATGCCTAATCGCTCTCCGATTTTTACCGAAACAGCAGCAAAAAACACTTTATATTTTCATCACCGAGAAAACGATTTTATTGATTTTAAAGTCGAAGTATTGATTCCTTACCAGCTCTCCCGACTAGGCCCTGCCCTGGCGAAAGCGGATGTAAATAGCGACGGGCTGGAGGATATTTTTGCGGGCGGGGCCGTAGAACAAAGTGGAGAATTGTGGATGCAACGTACCGATGGCAATTTTCAGCGGGCTGCCCAACAACCTTGGCAAAAGGAAGCCGTCAGTGAGGATGTCAACGCCCTTTTCTTCGATGCCGATGGTGACAAAGACGCTGATTTGTACGTAGTCAGCGGGGGAAATGAGTATGAATCTGGCTCTCCCGAATACCAAGACCGGCTGTATATCAACGACGGAAAAGGTCTTTTTCAGCGCGCTATTTCGACCCTTCCCACCATGAACGACAGTAAAATGGCCGTAACAGCAGCAGATTTTGACCAAGATGGCGACCTCGACCTTTTTGTTGGAGGGCGCGGCAAAGCAGGCTTTTTTCCAATGCCTTCTGTAAGTTATCTTCTCCGAAATGATAAAGGTATTTTCACCGACATTACAGATCAAACAGCCCCCGCTTTACGCACCATCGGCATGGTTCAAACGGCCGTTTGGGCTGATTTAGACAAGGATAAATACCCCGAACTGATTTTGGCGGGCGATTGGATGCCGCTCAAAATTTTCCGAAACAAGGGCGGCCGTCTCACCGATATATCAGAAGAAAGCGGGCTTACCAACACCGAAGGATTGTGGGCGACGCTGCTGCCCGCCGATGTTGACAACGACGGAGACCTAGACATCATTGCGGGCAATGCAGGCCTCAACAACCAATTTAGGGCGTCAGTCAAAGAACCCATGAGTATCGTGGCCGCCGACATCAACGATGATGGCGTCATTGATCCCATTTGGTGTTATTTCATAGAGGGAAAAAGCTATCCCGTCGCCTCCCGCGATGAACTGCTCGACCAAGTGGTACCACTTCGTAAAAAATTTAATCGCTATCATCTCTACGCCAACGCCACCATCAACGACATTTATACAAACAAACAACTCGCCCAAGCCCACACGGTCTACTGCCGCCAATTGGCTTCGGGCATTTTTCGCAATAACAACGGTAAATTTGATTTCGAGGCATTTTCGGTTGAAGCACAGTTTTCGCGCATCAGCAGTATTTTGTACGAAGACGTAGACCAAGACGGCCATAAAGACCTACTGTTATTGGGTAATTTTCACCCGTATCGGGTACAAATGGGGCCCTGTGACGGCAGCTTCGGGCAACTGATGAAAGGCAACGGCAAAGGGCTATTTACACCACTTTCTCCCGCTCAAACAGGCTTATGGGCGCAAGGGGACGTGCGCACTGCCACTATTATTCAGACCAAATCAGGCCCTAGAAAGTTATTATTGGGCTTAAACAATGACCAATTAAAGATTTTTGAATTTAAGTAA
- a CDS encoding c-type cytochrome yields MNVSYRKAFFFCLISITSFAQKFTFYQDVQPIIHAHCAGCHRPGEAAPFNLITYNDISKRSDFIKKVTTNGYMPPWYANDHYTDFTNKRQLTESQIQTIGSWIDDGMPKGKVNLEAETKLLERTDAGTAYHRKPDLTLKMAQSYLQKGDGEERFMVFKIPFELPAEANVEAVEFTSNNKKIIHHANYAVHPVEDPRIDIHTTVSQINLGTDEKYNYDQWLPYKKQMVYYGGWIPGSSYESYPAGVGWRMPKRGVILLTIHFGPAGKDAESIDGVNFFFKSEPIQRTVKVISLGSGGIGQKDIDPPLMIFANDKSTHHLQVTNRNEDISLLYVWPHMHQIGAEFKAYATTPSDTIPLVHIPKWDFRWQELYRYRRPVVLRRGSVINIDGTYDNTAENPANPFNPPKLILSTGDMRSDQEMLTLLLVYVPYLDDDEKKTWE; encoded by the coding sequence ATGAACGTATCCTATCGTAAGGCATTTTTTTTCTGCCTTATCAGCATTACTTCTTTTGCCCAAAAATTTACCTTCTACCAAGACGTACAACCTATTATCCACGCACACTGTGCTGGATGCCACCGCCCTGGCGAAGCGGCTCCGTTTAATCTCATTACCTACAATGACATTAGTAAACGCTCCGACTTCATCAAAAAAGTGACTACCAACGGCTACATGCCGCCTTGGTACGCCAACGACCACTACACCGATTTTACCAACAAACGCCAACTTACCGAGTCCCAAATCCAAACCATTGGGTCGTGGATTGACGACGGTATGCCCAAAGGAAAAGTCAACCTTGAAGCAGAAACTAAACTCTTAGAGCGCACCGATGCTGGTACCGCTTACCACCGCAAGCCTGATTTGACACTCAAGATGGCGCAATCTTACCTCCAAAAAGGGGATGGCGAAGAGCGCTTTATGGTATTCAAGATTCCTTTTGAACTGCCTGCCGAAGCCAACGTGGAAGCGGTAGAGTTTACTTCCAACAATAAAAAAATCATTCATCACGCCAACTACGCGGTTCACCCCGTTGAAGACCCACGCATTGACATTCATACTACGGTGTCACAAATCAATCTGGGTACCGACGAGAAATATAACTACGACCAATGGCTTCCGTATAAAAAGCAAATGGTATATTATGGCGGCTGGATACCAGGCTCATCGTACGAATCATACCCAGCTGGCGTTGGCTGGCGAATGCCCAAGCGAGGCGTGATTTTGCTTACGATTCACTTTGGCCCTGCGGGCAAAGACGCCGAAAGCATCGACGGAGTCAACTTCTTTTTTAAATCTGAACCCATCCAACGCACCGTAAAAGTAATCAGCTTGGGTTCAGGCGGCATCGGTCAGAAGGACATCGACCCTCCGCTGATGATTTTTGCCAATGACAAATCAACGCACCATCTCCAAGTGACCAACCGAAACGAGGATATTTCATTGCTGTATGTATGGCCGCACATGCACCAAATCGGCGCTGAATTCAAAGCCTACGCCACCACCCCCAGCGATACCATCCCGTTGGTACACATCCCCAAGTGGGATTTCAGGTGGCAAGAACTCTATCGTTATCGCCGGCCAGTAGTACTGCGACGCGGCTCAGTCATCAACATCGACGGCACTTACGACAATACCGCCGAAAACCCCGCCAATCCGTTTAACCCCCCGAAACTTATTTTATCGACGGGCGATATGCGCAGCGATCAGGAAATGCTTACGCTGTTGTTGGTATACGTGCCTTATCTGGACGACGACGAAAAAAAAACTTGGGAATAA
- a CDS encoding SusD/RagB family nutrient-binding outer membrane lipoprotein: MKWSNKTILGLLVAGFVTTSCEKQDFVEINKDPDALSTVPPENQLLNATISLHSQDFEAFYDTYRRIMPWMQYNTGTNGNELGFTSNVDNFSQRYGRFYNGVGNVLYDLEKLVDRLPESERPKYVHMIRMARVLRSYYAFYVSDIYGSIPYSDAFQARYGGTLTPKYDTQQELFNKLDTDLKEAVTTLKTVQTVVQINTSAPAYDQYYGGNAAKWVKAANALRLKIATRLVKRDAAKARSIAQEVLATPADLMTSNADGWVFIGRFDFTSGGNWNPDGFRAGKPLVDFMWNTKDPRLDAFFTPNRYTQANIDALIAAKQLPAGTTENARRYVGSFTSPDEAQSATNRRAFYTPKTITVNGQQVSVDTLSNIQPRLFQPAFNSGNGVGDGNSYLPVITYADFCFMRAELAALTITTESAKDWYEAGITASIQWFDEVAKGSKIENYTALTAGEIAAYLAKPEVAFTPAKALEQIASQAYINYFNKVNEGWAVWKRTGFPNATSVLALPNMRSNGAVLSLPRRAPLGLINTSDPNYTNKKGAYDAMAAITGWGRDPQDATGRVWWDQ; encoded by the coding sequence ATGAAATGGTCCAATAAAACAATCCTTGGTTTGCTCGTTGCAGGATTTGTCACTACTTCCTGTGAAAAGCAAGACTTCGTGGAAATCAACAAAGATCCGGATGCGCTTTCGACCGTACCGCCGGAAAACCAATTGCTCAATGCAACCATCAGCTTGCACTCTCAAGATTTTGAGGCTTTTTACGATACGTATCGCCGTATCATGCCTTGGATGCAATACAACACAGGTACCAACGGCAACGAGTTAGGCTTTACGAGCAACGTAGATAACTTCTCTCAGCGCTACGGCCGTTTCTACAACGGAGTCGGCAACGTATTGTACGATTTGGAAAAGCTGGTAGACCGCTTGCCCGAAAGCGAGCGCCCGAAATATGTACACATGATTCGGATGGCCCGCGTGTTGCGTTCTTACTACGCATTTTACGTGAGCGACATCTACGGTAGCATTCCTTATTCTGACGCTTTCCAAGCGCGTTATGGCGGTACACTTACCCCAAAATATGACACGCAACAGGAGCTTTTCAATAAGTTGGATACCGATTTGAAAGAAGCAGTTACTACTTTAAAAACGGTACAAACGGTAGTTCAAATCAACACAAGTGCACCTGCGTACGACCAGTACTACGGTGGCAACGCTGCCAAATGGGTAAAAGCCGCCAACGCGCTCCGTTTGAAAATCGCAACGCGCCTCGTCAAAAGAGATGCCGCTAAAGCCCGTAGCATTGCTCAGGAAGTACTGGCTACGCCTGCTGATTTGATGACGTCAAACGCCGACGGTTGGGTATTTATAGGTCGTTTTGATTTTACAAGTGGTGGCAACTGGAATCCAGACGGCTTTAGAGCTGGCAAGCCGTTGGTTGACTTTATGTGGAACACTAAAGACCCGCGTTTGGACGCATTTTTTACGCCAAACCGCTACACACAGGCCAATATTGACGCGTTGATTGCCGCTAAGCAATTGCCTGCGGGTACTACCGAAAATGCCCGTCGTTATGTAGGTAGCTTTACCAGCCCCGACGAAGCTCAAAGCGCCACCAATCGACGTGCGTTTTATACCCCGAAAACCATCACGGTTAACGGTCAGCAAGTATCCGTTGATACTTTGTCTAACATTCAACCACGTTTGTTCCAGCCTGCCTTCAACAGCGGTAACGGCGTGGGTGACGGTAACTCTTACCTCCCTGTCATTACGTACGCTGACTTTTGTTTTATGCGCGCCGAATTAGCGGCCCTTACCATCACGACTGAGTCGGCCAAAGATTGGTACGAAGCAGGGATTACGGCTTCTATTCAGTGGTTTGACGAGGTAGCTAAAGGAAGTAAAATCGAGAATTACACCGCACTGACAGCGGGCGAAATCGCCGCTTATCTGGCCAAGCCAGAAGTAGCTTTCACCCCTGCCAAAGCACTGGAACAAATTGCTAGCCAAGCCTACATCAATTACTTCAACAAAGTAAATGAAGGATGGGCCGTATGGAAAAGAACGGGCTTCCCCAACGCTACTTCAGTTTTGGCATTGCCCAATATGCGCTCAAACGGTGCTGTGTTGAGCCTTCCACGCCGCGCCCCTCTTGGTTTGATTAACACAAGTGACCCTAACTATACCAACAAAAAAGGTGCATACGACGCCATGGCTGCCATCACAGGATGGGGCCGCGACCCACAGGATGCTACCGGCCGTGTATGGTGGGATCAATAA